A genomic region of Gemmatimonadota bacterium contains the following coding sequences:
- a CDS encoding galactokinase codes for MSLRASLTCHGFDAAEVARRLPLFTMTRSAGFQGRNWYHVPGRIEVLGKHTDYAGGRSLVCATEQGFAVGAAPRADGTVRIIDAVAQEVREFPAAPALVPPRGDWANYPMTVVSRLVRDFGPRVSGFDLAFAGDIPIAAGVSSSSALVVAVALAAIDLFQLEATEAYRANIASLEDLAGYLGAVENGRPFRAFGATAGVGTVGGNQDHTSILCSTENALTQVRFDPVMVEKRVAWPDSFRFVIASSGVAAEKTGPALEHYNDLARMTERLRVLVVGPDSHSTLGRAIIEGSVAGLPAGAGADPADALRLARRLTQLTTECRWLIPGVVDALAKGQFGRLGELVAASQHGAELGLENQIPETIELVESARRLGAVAASAFGAGFGGSVWAMVPVSGVERFTEGWNAEYRRAFPDRELARFINTRPAPAAGRLAGEASSPA; via the coding sequence ATGTCTCTCCGGGCGTCCCTCACCTGCCACGGATTCGATGCCGCCGAGGTGGCGCGGCGCCTCCCGCTGTTCACGATGACCCGGTCGGCCGGGTTCCAGGGCCGCAATTGGTATCATGTGCCGGGCCGGATCGAGGTCCTGGGCAAGCACACCGACTATGCCGGCGGCCGGAGTTTGGTCTGCGCCACCGAGCAAGGCTTCGCGGTTGGAGCGGCCCCCCGCGCCGATGGTACCGTTCGGATCATTGATGCCGTGGCCCAGGAAGTCCGGGAATTTCCGGCTGCACCCGCACTGGTTCCTCCCCGAGGCGATTGGGCCAACTATCCGATGACGGTCGTGTCCCGTCTGGTCCGGGATTTTGGCCCGAGAGTCAGCGGGTTTGATCTCGCCTTTGCCGGTGACATCCCTATCGCCGCGGGGGTCAGCAGTTCCTCGGCCCTCGTGGTCGCCGTCGCGTTGGCCGCCATCGACCTTTTTCAGTTGGAAGCGACTGAAGCATACCGGGCCAACATTGCCTCACTAGAGGACCTGGCCGGCTATCTCGGGGCGGTTGAAAACGGCCGCCCCTTTCGAGCGTTTGGTGCCACCGCCGGCGTTGGGACGGTGGGCGGGAACCAGGACCACACGTCGATTCTTTGCTCCACAGAGAATGCCCTGACTCAGGTTCGCTTTGATCCGGTCATGGTCGAGAAGCGGGTGGCCTGGCCTGACAGTTTCCGGTTCGTGATCGCCTCGAGCGGGGTCGCGGCGGAAAAGACCGGGCCCGCGTTGGAGCACTACAACGACTTGGCCCGGATGACGGAGCGGCTCCGGGTGCTGGTGGTGGGGCCCGACTCTCACTCGACGTTGGGACGGGCCATCATCGAGGGCTCTGTCGCGGGCTTGCCGGCCGGGGCCGGCGCCGATCCGGCCGACGCCCTCCGCCTCGCCCGGCGACTGACCCAACTCACCACCGAGTGCCGGTGGCTGATTCCCGGCGTGGTCGACGCGCTCGCCAAGGGGCAGTTCGGCCGGCTCGGTGAACTGGTGGCCGCGTCGCAGCACGGCGCGGAACTCGGGCTCGAAAACCAGATTCCGGAAACGATCGAGTTGGTCGAGTCAGCCCGGCGGCTGGGCGCGGTGGCCGCCTCGGCCTTTGGCGCCGGGTTCGGCGGGAGCGTCTGGGCCATGGTTCCGGTGAGCGGGGTCGAGCGGTTTACCGAAGGATGGAACGCCGAGTACCGGCGGGCGTTTCCGGACCGGGAGCTGGCCCGCTTCATCAATACCAGGCCGGCCCCCGCGGCCGGGCGGCTCGCGGGGGAAGCCTCGAGTCCTGCCTAA
- a CDS encoding Bax inhibitor-1/YccA family protein, with product MSSTTASHNPMLRRIEASAGAVASAVPMTVAGTVRKTAILLGLVVATGAAAWWSLGTGRFPVEMLMPAMIGSVVVGLGLSLLVAFRPLTASWAGPLYAVCQGTALGLISAAINTQYKGLPMLAVGLTTGTFWVMLGAYRTGLIKVTDRFKAIVVGLTGGVFVFYLISLGVQFFGGYTIPFLVESGPLGIGFSLFVTGLAAVNLLLDFRSIEDGVAAGAPAAYEWAFATAVTVTLVWLYLEILRLLRKLRR from the coding sequence ATGTCGAGCACCACAGCATCCCACAACCCGATGCTCCGCCGCATCGAGGCCTCGGCCGGGGCCGTCGCATCCGCCGTTCCCATGACCGTGGCCGGTACGGTCCGGAAGACCGCGATCCTCCTTGGATTGGTGGTGGCAACCGGCGCCGCGGCGTGGTGGTCGTTGGGCACCGGCCGTTTCCCGGTCGAGATGCTCATGCCGGCGATGATCGGTTCGGTGGTGGTGGGCTTGGGTTTGAGCCTGCTGGTAGCCTTTCGGCCACTGACGGCGAGCTGGGCCGGGCCGCTCTATGCGGTGTGCCAAGGGACCGCCCTCGGCCTGATTTCGGCCGCCATCAACACTCAGTACAAGGGACTGCCGATGCTGGCGGTGGGGCTCACGACCGGAACGTTCTGGGTCATGCTGGGTGCCTACCGAACCGGCCTGATCAAGGTCACCGACCGGTTCAAGGCTATCGTCGTCGGACTGACCGGCGGCGTCTTCGTGTTCTACCTGATTTCGCTCGGGGTCCAGTTCTTCGGGGGTTACACCATTCCGTTCCTGGTCGAGAGTGGTCCCCTCGGCATCGGGTTCAGTCTGTTCGTCACCGGCCTGGCGGCCGTGAACTTGCTGCTCGACTTCCGTTCGATTGAAGACGGGGTCGCCGCCGGGGCTCCGGCGGCGTATGAGTGGGCGTTTGCAACGGCGGTCACGGTCACGCTGGTCTGGCTCTATCTCGAGATCCTCCGCCTGCTCCGCAAGCTGCGACGTTAG
- a CDS encoding amidase has translation MTEPLCDLTAIELRNRIARRELSARDVMAAHLARIERTNPDLNAIVTLVAESAMTAAALADERQARDEPLGLLHGLPVAHKDLFDTRGIRTTYGSPLYATQIPAADALIVERLKAAGAISVGKTNTPEWGAGSHTFNPVFGATRNPYDRTKTCGGSSGGSAVALAAGMVPIADGSDMGGSLRNPAAFCNVVGLRPSPGRVPSWPDRLAGLGLGVPGPMARTAADTALMLAAIAGPDPRSPIALEAPGSRFAEPLGRDWHGVRIAWAPRFGGLPYEPEIPAQIEAQRPRFEALGCVVEEAEPNVDEADDVFKTLRAWHFATTHHDAWARHKAELKDTVAWNIERGLALSGPDLGRAELQRTTLYHRVRKFFERYDFLVLPVTQVMPFDIETEYPREIAGVPMTTYIDWMKSCYLISATGCPAISVPAGFGPGGHPIGLQIVGRHRDDFGVLQLAHAFGEART, from the coding sequence ATGACCGAGCCGCTCTGTGATCTAACCGCGATTGAGCTTCGCAACCGGATCGCCCGCCGCGAACTCTCAGCGCGAGACGTGATGGCCGCTCACCTCGCCCGGATCGAACGGACCAATCCGGACCTGAATGCGATCGTGACCCTCGTGGCCGAGTCGGCGATGACGGCGGCCGCCTTGGCGGACGAACGGCAAGCTCGGGACGAGCCCCTGGGGTTGTTGCACGGACTGCCGGTGGCTCACAAGGACTTGTTCGACACCCGCGGGATCCGCACGACCTATGGCTCGCCACTCTACGCGACCCAGATCCCGGCGGCGGACGCGTTGATCGTCGAGCGTTTGAAGGCGGCCGGCGCCATTTCGGTCGGCAAGACCAACACGCCGGAATGGGGAGCCGGGTCTCACACCTTCAATCCGGTGTTCGGCGCCACCCGGAATCCGTACGATCGGACCAAGACCTGCGGCGGTTCAAGCGGCGGCTCAGCCGTCGCGCTCGCGGCGGGCATGGTCCCGATCGCCGATGGCAGCGACATGGGGGGATCGCTCCGGAACCCGGCCGCGTTCTGCAACGTGGTGGGGCTCCGGCCATCGCCGGGGCGGGTGCCGAGTTGGCCCGACCGCCTGGCCGGTTTGGGGCTCGGCGTTCCCGGGCCGATGGCCCGAACTGCGGCCGACACGGCCTTGATGCTGGCGGCCATTGCAGGCCCGGACCCCCGGTCGCCGATTGCGCTGGAGGCACCGGGATCGCGGTTCGCGGAGCCGTTAGGCAGGGATTGGCACGGGGTCCGAATTGCCTGGGCGCCCCGGTTTGGGGGATTGCCCTACGAACCGGAGATTCCCGCCCAGATCGAGGCCCAACGACCCCGATTCGAGGCCTTGGGATGCGTGGTCGAGGAGGCCGAGCCGAATGTCGACGAGGCCGACGACGTGTTCAAGACCCTGCGGGCGTGGCACTTCGCCACCACCCATCACGACGCCTGGGCCCGGCACAAGGCCGAGTTGAAGGACACCGTGGCCTGGAACATCGAGCGGGGCCTGGCCTTATCGGGGCCGGACCTCGGCCGGGCTGAGCTCCAGCGAACGACCCTCTACCACCGGGTTCGGAAGTTTTTCGAACGGTACGATTTCCTGGTCTTGCCGGTCACCCAGGTCATGCCGTTCGACATCGAGACCGAGTACCCCCGGGAGATCGCCGGGGTTCCGATGACCACGTATATCGACTGGATGAAGTCCTGTTACTTGATTTCGGCCACCGGATGTCCGGCAATTTCGGTCCCGGCGGGTTTCGGGCCGGGCGGGCACCCGATCGGCCTCCAGATCGTCGGCCGGCACCGGGATGATTTCGGGGTATTGCAACTGGCCCATGCCTTTGGGGAAGCGCGGACTTAG
- a CDS encoding LTA synthase family protein gives MLHRVRVCLKIFGFWLLYSWVARALFLGYHADRAATLSLTDLLGTFGSGLRLDLSAAAYLTAVPATLLVASPIRVLLPWTRRAIVAWIVVAVVALSVLVAADLGLFGQWDKRIDASVLWYLATPAEAWASTGGAPRLLLVTIAVVLATAAVVACRRFVGRDLDRLAPASVWLAGPLVLLLGVLVIPARGGIQTWPLTGSSAYRSADPFVNRSAENAPWGFFDSVYRGLYDRTNPFVTIDPTEAARVAARPTGGGPTGLLTTPRPNVLIILWESASASAFESLGGQPGITPRTDSLTRQGLLFRRMYAAGDRTDKGVAAVLSGFPGLPRGSILEVKDKTRALPFLNADFEAVGYRSSFYYGGELEFASLKAYLVNAGYQRVVGKDDFAPASWLSKWGAHDGAVADRVLADLNHERKPFFSVWLTLSSHEPFETPDPPRIAGTDWQSRYFNSMAYTDQVIGRFIDQARASPWWSRTLVVIVADHGRRVVPLEDARPERDDHAKFRIPMLWLGGALAVADSVSDRVGSQTDIAPTLIGAAGLTPRRPYPYGGSLIDPNPAPFAYYGFETGFGLVTDRGALMYDHLARRLISTRGSTTDRDLALGRALSQLTYQEYLDR, from the coding sequence ATGCTCCACCGCGTCAGGGTTTGCCTCAAGATCTTCGGGTTCTGGCTGCTCTACTCCTGGGTGGCCAGAGCGCTCTTTCTCGGGTATCACGCCGACCGGGCGGCAACCCTCTCACTCACCGACCTGCTGGGCACCTTCGGATCCGGGCTCCGGCTCGACCTCTCCGCGGCGGCCTATCTGACGGCGGTCCCGGCAACCCTCCTGGTTGCCTCGCCGATTCGGGTGCTGCTCCCCTGGACCCGAAGGGCGATCGTCGCCTGGATCGTGGTCGCGGTGGTGGCGTTGTCGGTGCTGGTGGCGGCCGATCTCGGGCTCTTTGGTCAGTGGGACAAGCGAATCGACGCTTCCGTGCTCTGGTATCTGGCCACACCAGCGGAGGCGTGGGCCTCGACCGGGGGCGCCCCGCGCCTGTTGCTCGTGACGATTGCCGTTGTCTTGGCCACCGCCGCGGTCGTGGCCTGCCGTCGGTTCGTGGGCCGTGACCTCGACCGCCTCGCACCGGCTTCGGTCTGGCTGGCCGGCCCGCTGGTGCTGTTGCTCGGCGTCTTGGTCATTCCAGCGCGCGGCGGAATCCAGACCTGGCCGTTGACGGGCAGCAGCGCGTACCGGTCCGCCGACCCGTTCGTCAATCGATCCGCGGAAAACGCACCGTGGGGCTTCTTCGACTCGGTGTACCGGGGGCTTTACGACCGGACCAATCCGTTCGTGACCATCGACCCGACAGAGGCCGCCCGGGTCGCGGCCCGGCCGACGGGTGGCGGCCCGACCGGGCTCCTGACGACCCCGCGGCCGAACGTGCTGATCATTCTCTGGGAGAGCGCGAGCGCCAGCGCGTTTGAGTCGTTAGGTGGACAGCCCGGTATCACGCCCCGCACCGACAGCCTGACCCGGCAGGGGTTGTTGTTCCGCCGGATGTATGCGGCCGGCGATCGCACCGACAAGGGCGTCGCCGCGGTGCTGAGCGGCTTTCCCGGCCTGCCCCGCGGTTCGATCCTCGAAGTGAAAGACAAGACGCGAGCGTTGCCGTTCCTCAATGCAGACTTCGAGGCGGTCGGGTACCGATCGTCGTTCTATTATGGCGGGGAACTCGAGTTCGCCTCGCTCAAGGCCTATTTGGTGAACGCCGGATACCAGCGGGTCGTCGGCAAAGACGATTTTGCGCCCGCCAGCTGGCTCTCCAAATGGGGCGCCCACGACGGGGCGGTCGCCGACCGGGTCTTGGCTGACCTCAACCACGAGAGGAAGCCGTTTTTTTCCGTCTGGCTCACCTTGTCAAGCCACGAGCCGTTCGAGACGCCCGACCCCCCTCGCATCGCCGGCACCGACTGGCAAAGCCGGTATTTCAACTCGATGGCCTATACCGACCAAGTGATCGGCCGTTTCATCGATCAGGCGCGGGCCAGCCCGTGGTGGAGCCGGACCTTGGTGGTCATCGTCGCCGACCACGGGCGGCGAGTCGTTCCGCTCGAGGATGCGCGACCCGAGCGTGACGACCACGCCAAGTTCAGGATTCCCATGCTCTGGCTCGGCGGCGCCCTGGCGGTCGCCGACTCGGTGTCCGATCGAGTCGGGTCGCAAACCGATATCGCCCCGACGTTGATCGGCGCGGCCGGGCTCACGCCGCGGCGTCCCTATCCGTACGGCGGTTCGCTGATCGACCCCAATCCGGCACCCTTTGCTTACTACGGCTTCGAAACCGGTTTTGGCCTCGTAACCGACAGGGGAGCTCTGATGTACGACCATTTGGCCCGCCGACTGATCTCGACCCGGGGCTCGACAACCGATCGCGATCTCGCGCTCGGCCGGGCGTTGTCGCAATTGACCTATCAGGAGTATCTCGACCGATGA
- a CDS encoding aminotransferase class V-fold PLP-dependent enzyme produces MGVTTTLLGLDGEFPIVGSAAYLNHAASSPLPRRSADALRRYVEDRERLVHLYQTGRQDYDCRPLEAKLGRLLGAPTGSVGFAPTTTDGVSGILNSITWAPGDNVLVPANEFPGVLYACQNLARRGVEVRQAPVGGHLALGSLFAHADRRTRAVVVSHVHWQSGHRIDLARLAEECRAVGALSIVDAIQSAGAVPIDATAGGVDVLVAGTYKWLMGIPGAAVLYVGPAALATLVPDRAGWTSMATSVHDEPKLEWAAGAGRFLVGGRPDPILIALEQSVDLLLELGVGTIAGHTGRLIDRLIAGAGAAGVVVRSSTDPAHRSSIVSITTGNPSRDASLVGDLAAREIIVARRGDGIRVSPHCYNTAGHIDRLLEAIASSPRT; encoded by the coding sequence ATGGGGGTGACGACAACTTTGCTCGGCCTTGACGGGGAATTCCCGATCGTCGGTTCCGCCGCCTACCTGAACCATGCGGCCTCCTCGCCGTTACCCCGTCGGTCCGCCGACGCCCTCAGGCGATATGTCGAGGACCGCGAACGGCTCGTCCACCTCTATCAGACCGGGCGGCAAGACTACGATTGCCGGCCGCTCGAGGCCAAACTCGGCCGGCTCCTCGGTGCTCCGACTGGATCGGTCGGGTTTGCCCCGACCACCACCGACGGCGTGTCGGGCATCCTCAACAGCATCACCTGGGCGCCCGGCGACAACGTGCTGGTCCCGGCCAACGAGTTTCCCGGGGTTCTCTATGCGTGCCAGAACCTGGCCCGCCGGGGAGTCGAGGTCCGGCAGGCGCCGGTCGGAGGTCACCTAGCGTTAGGTTCGTTGTTTGCCCACGCCGACCGCCGGACCCGGGCCGTCGTCGTGAGTCATGTCCATTGGCAATCCGGCCACCGGATCGACTTGGCCCGCCTGGCCGAGGAATGCCGGGCGGTTGGTGCCCTCTCAATCGTCGATGCGATTCAGAGCGCCGGCGCGGTGCCGATCGATGCCACCGCCGGCGGTGTGGATGTCCTCGTCGCCGGCACCTACAAATGGCTGATGGGAATTCCGGGCGCGGCGGTGCTCTATGTCGGCCCGGCGGCGCTCGCCACCCTGGTCCCCGACCGGGCCGGCTGGACCAGCATGGCCACGTCGGTGCACGACGAACCGAAACTTGAATGGGCCGCGGGGGCGGGGCGGTTCTTGGTTGGAGGCCGGCCCGATCCAATCTTGATCGCGCTCGAACAGTCGGTCGACCTCCTGCTCGAATTGGGGGTCGGTACCATCGCGGGCCACACCGGCCGGTTGATCGACCGCCTGATCGCCGGGGCCGGGGCGGCCGGTGTGGTCGTCCGTTCCAGCACCGACCCCGCGCACCGATCGTCGATCGTTTCCATCACGACCGGGAACCCCTCCCGAGATGCGTCCTTAGTCGGCGACCTTGCCGCCCGAGAAATTATCGTCGCCCGTCGGGGCGACGGGATCCGGGTGTCGCCTCATTGTTACAACACGGCCGGTCACATCGACCGACTCCTCGAGGCGATCGCGTCTTCACCGAGGACTTGA
- a CDS encoding aminotransferase class III-fold pyridoxal phosphate-dependent enzyme, producing the protein MNRTLSFEVPEVALETVRAGVAKAFGLTGEFSALPGERDRNYRLDATDGGRYVVKVANRLEDPGVLDLQNAALIRIADHEPGLALPTVVPSLEGRSLVTLEAEGGPYLMRVLTWVTGAPLAEVRPRTREQLRGLGELLARMHRGLEGFDHPSARRALKWDLGGAHWIAGHFGLLDQTNRRGLAERLYRPFKEQVLPHWDTLPSRVIFGDANDHNVLIDGRSVGLIDFGDMVWSATVADVAIAAAYGMLDIDDPLAGAAALVEGYTAVRPLTDRELDALYPSILARLVVSVVNSALQRATTPDHDYLFVSEAPIWRLLDRLGATHPRLATYRLRAAAGREPCPGSHRVSRWITDHEAGFIPIIGTDPGILPPRVDLSIGSEFLDDFRLIDDDAALERRINWLRQSVGARVAIGEYDEARLLYTSELFRTEGFDGPEWRTVHIGLDLFAEAGCPVRTPIAGRVKSVRHNAGPRDYGPTVVVEHHVTDHEGLPLTFYTLYGHLDLETLASLHPGQPLQAGATVGRLGAASINGGWPPHVHFQVVVDLLDRSGEFPGVARPSEREVWTSLSPAPHRLAGVPNTRTKPLLDGVAILDRRARVLGGNLSVSYRRPLHIVRGWMQHLYDTEGRRYLDAVNNVPHVGHSHPRVVRAGQRQMAVLNTNTRYLHETVVRYAERLGQLLPDPLRVCFFVNSGTEANELALRLASTHTGRRGTIVVDSAYHGNTATLVGLSPYKCEGAGGHGLAPFARKVALPDRYRGRFRGEDPGLGERYAALVEAEIADLERSGHPIAAFMAESILSCGGQIVLPPGYLAGVYRRVRRAGGVAIADEVQVGFGRVGSHFWGFETQNVVPDIVVMGKPAGNGHPLGIVVTTPEIARSFANGMEFFSTFGGNPVSAAIGLAVLDVIFDEDLQARALATGHRLLTGLKGLVDRHPAAGDARGLGLFVGLELVTDRETRTPDPEAATYLSNRMRDRGFLISTDGPDHNVLKIKPPLCFSAEDADALVDGLDQVLGEDAIASRSRSM; encoded by the coding sequence ATGAACCGGACCCTGAGTTTCGAAGTTCCCGAGGTGGCGCTGGAGACCGTGCGAGCGGGTGTCGCGAAGGCGTTTGGCCTGACGGGAGAGTTTTCAGCGTTGCCGGGTGAGCGGGATCGGAACTACCGGCTCGACGCCACCGACGGCGGGCGATACGTCGTCAAGGTTGCCAACCGACTCGAGGACCCCGGGGTCCTCGACCTCCAGAACGCGGCGTTGATTCGGATTGCCGATCACGAACCCGGGTTGGCGTTGCCGACCGTGGTGCCGTCGCTCGAAGGGCGGTCATTGGTCACCCTGGAGGCCGAGGGTGGGCCTTACCTGATGCGGGTGTTGACGTGGGTGACGGGAGCTCCCTTGGCCGAGGTTCGGCCCCGAACCCGAGAGCAGCTTCGCGGACTCGGTGAGCTCCTGGCGCGGATGCATCGCGGGCTCGAAGGGTTCGACCATCCCTCGGCCCGACGGGCCCTCAAGTGGGACCTTGGCGGGGCGCACTGGATCGCAGGCCATTTCGGCCTGCTGGACCAGACCAATCGGCGGGGGCTCGCCGAGCGGCTCTACCGGCCGTTCAAGGAGCAGGTCCTGCCGCACTGGGACACCTTGCCCAGCCGAGTCATCTTCGGTGACGCCAACGACCACAACGTCTTGATCGACGGCCGGTCAGTCGGGCTCATCGATTTTGGCGATATGGTGTGGTCGGCCACGGTGGCGGACGTCGCGATCGCGGCCGCGTACGGGATGCTCGACATTGACGATCCGCTGGCCGGTGCGGCCGCTTTGGTCGAAGGCTATACCGCGGTCCGTCCTCTCACCGACCGGGAACTCGACGCCCTCTATCCTTCGATCCTGGCCCGGCTGGTGGTGAGCGTCGTGAACTCGGCGCTCCAGCGGGCCACGACGCCGGACCACGACTACCTCTTCGTCAGCGAAGCCCCGATTTGGCGGCTCCTCGACCGGCTCGGGGCCACCCATCCCCGTCTGGCCACCTACCGGTTGCGCGCCGCGGCCGGCCGGGAGCCGTGTCCAGGCAGCCACCGGGTGAGCCGGTGGATCACCGATCACGAGGCCGGGTTCATTCCGATCATCGGGACCGACCCCGGCATCCTGCCACCCCGCGTCGATCTCTCGATCGGCAGTGAATTCCTCGACGACTTCCGCCTGATCGACGACGATGCCGCGCTGGAGCGGCGGATCAACTGGCTCCGACAATCGGTGGGCGCCCGGGTCGCGATCGGCGAGTACGACGAGGCCCGGCTGCTCTACACCAGCGAATTGTTCCGGACCGAGGGATTCGACGGACCGGAATGGCGGACGGTCCACATTGGCCTCGATCTCTTCGCGGAGGCCGGCTGTCCGGTGCGAACTCCGATCGCGGGGCGGGTCAAGAGCGTCCGGCACAACGCGGGGCCCCGGGACTACGGCCCGACGGTGGTGGTGGAACACCACGTCACCGACCATGAGGGGTTGCCACTCACCTTCTACACGCTCTACGGTCACCTCGATCTCGAGACGCTGGCCAGTCTTCATCCCGGCCAACCGCTCCAGGCCGGAGCGACCGTGGGCCGGTTAGGCGCCGCCTCGATCAACGGCGGCTGGCCCCCGCACGTTCATTTTCAAGTCGTGGTCGATCTCCTCGACCGTTCTGGGGAGTTCCCCGGGGTGGCCCGGCCAAGCGAGCGGGAGGTTTGGACCAGCCTGTCACCCGCGCCGCATCGGCTGGCCGGGGTGCCCAACACCCGGACGAAACCCCTCCTCGACGGGGTCGCCATCCTCGACCGGCGGGCACGCGTGTTGGGGGGCAACCTCAGTGTTTCGTACCGGCGGCCGCTGCACATCGTCCGCGGCTGGATGCAGCACCTCTACGATACCGAGGGCCGGCGCTATCTCGATGCCGTCAACAACGTGCCCCATGTCGGGCATTCCCACCCGCGGGTGGTCCGGGCCGGACAGCGGCAGATGGCAGTGCTCAACACCAACACCCGGTATCTCCACGAAACGGTGGTCCGCTACGCGGAGCGACTCGGTCAGTTGTTGCCGGACCCCCTGCGGGTGTGCTTCTTCGTGAACTCGGGTACCGAGGCCAATGAACTGGCTCTTCGGCTGGCCTCAACCCACACCGGCCGGCGCGGCACGATCGTGGTCGACAGCGCCTATCACGGCAACACCGCGACCCTGGTAGGCCTGAGCCCGTACAAATGCGAGGGCGCCGGCGGTCATGGCTTGGCACCCTTTGCCCGCAAAGTGGCCCTGCCGGATCGCTACCGGGGCCGCTTCCGCGGCGAGGATCCCGGATTGGGCGAGCGATATGCCGCGTTGGTCGAGGCCGAGATCGCCGACCTCGAGCGATCGGGGCATCCGATAGCGGCCTTTATGGCCGAATCGATTCTCAGCTGCGGCGGGCAGATCGTGCTGCCGCCCGGCTATTTGGCCGGCGTCTACCGGCGGGTGCGGCGGGCCGGCGGGGTCGCGATTGCCGACGAGGTCCAAGTTGGGTTTGGGCGGGTCGGCAGTCACTTCTGGGGATTCGAAACCCAGAACGTGGTGCCGGACATCGTCGTCATGGGGAAGCCGGCCGGCAACGGGCACCCGTTAGGCATCGTCGTCACCACCCCGGAGATCGCCCGTTCGTTCGCTAACGGGATGGAGTTCTTCAGCACCTTCGGCGGGAACCCGGTGTCGGCCGCCATTGGGCTGGCGGTCCTCGACGTCATTTTCGATGAAGACCTCCAGGCCCGGGCGCTCGCCACCGGTCATCGGCTCCTGACCGGACTCAAGGGGCTGGTCGACCGGCACCCCGCCGCGGGAGACGCCCGGGGTCTCGGTCTCTTCGTCGGCCTCGAATTGGTCACCGACCGGGAGACCAGAACCCCCGACCCGGAGGCCGCGACCTACCTGTCCAACCGGATGCGCGATCGCGGGTTTCTGATCAGCACCGATGGTCCGGACCACAACGTCCTCAAGATCAAGCCGCCGCTCTGCTTCTCGGCCGAGGATGCCGACGCCCTGGTCGACGGACTCGATCAAGTCCTCGGTGAAGACGCGATCGCCTCGAGGAGTCGGTCGATGTGA
- a CDS encoding class I SAM-dependent methyltransferase, whose translation MTHSVQQHLRLEIGAYDETIRRFLPRYDEMLDQAAAAVALAQPDRVIDLGAGTGSLAERVLDRTNAAVVELWDVDDAMLAVARTRLARFGARAAPVHRSFDEPFPPADAIMGSLSLHHIRNLEAKSGLYTRAAAALRRGGVLVTADITIPREAPRNAATYRFWADQLVAAGIEERRAWQHFEEWSGEDRYFSLDEEIGAMEAAGLEARCQWSFGPSTVLVGTRQ comes from the coding sequence ATGACCCATTCAGTCCAACAGCACCTCCGGCTCGAAATCGGGGCCTACGACGAGACGATCCGCCGGTTCCTGCCCCGGTACGACGAGATGCTCGACCAAGCGGCCGCCGCCGTGGCCCTCGCCCAACCGGATCGGGTCATTGATCTGGGCGCCGGCACCGGGAGCTTGGCCGAGCGGGTGCTCGACCGGACCAACGCCGCGGTGGTGGAGCTCTGGGACGTGGATGATGCGATGCTGGCCGTGGCTCGAACCAGGCTGGCCCGGTTCGGCGCCAGGGCAGCGCCGGTTCACCGGTCGTTCGACGAGCCGTTTCCGCCGGCTGACGCCATCATGGGCTCGCTGTCGCTGCACCACATCCGGAACCTCGAAGCAAAGTCCGGGCTGTATACGCGGGCGGCAGCGGCGCTCCGGCGGGGTGGCGTGTTGGTCACCGCCGACATCACGATTCCGCGGGAAGCCCCGCGTAATGCCGCCACCTACCGGTTCTGGGCCGACCAATTGGTGGCCGCGGGGATCGAGGAGCGCCGGGCCTGGCAGCACTTTGAGGAGTGGTCCGGCGAAGACCGCTATTTCTCACTCGACGAGGAGATCGGAGCCATGGAAGCAGCCGGACTCGAGGCCCGCTGCCAGTGGAGTTTTGGCCCGTCCACCGTGCTGGTGGGGACCCGGCAATGA